From a region of the Dunckerocampus dactyliophorus isolate RoL2022-P2 chromosome 20, RoL_Ddac_1.1, whole genome shotgun sequence genome:
- the LOC129173502 gene encoding CD209 antigen-like isoform X1 has product MPSSDSPAGSDGMFCKLMDEEDELDRSPDVQLNAHPMRPLTAGRPGPYRLATICLATLCGVLLISIIAVSAHYKNKAAGGAATQSVDALSAAISKLQQEKAALQSKLAARTAAAVSGPHAVAPTVSIVCPMEWHLFNGSCYFISRVSRDWPESKSYCESKGGHLAIIVTEEEQTFLWDQLPRGHWNAYWFGITDGHTEDQWTWVDGTPLVGGFWEEGEPNNHIDEDCGYMVKTRVLERVAVRSWYDAPCSMYRPFICEMEMGGARSTALPH; this is encoded by the exons ATGCCGAGCAGCGACTCCCCGGCTGGTTCCGACGGGATGTTCTGCAAACTGATGGACGAGGAGGACGAGTTAGACCGCAGTCCAGATGTGCAGCTGAACG CCCACCCAATGAGACCCCTGACGGCCGGCCGGCCCGGGCCGTACCGCCTCGCCACCATCTGCTTGGCTACGCTTTGCGGCGTCCTGCTGATCTCCATCATCGCCGTCAGCGCACACT ACAAGAATAAAGCTGCAGGTGGCGCTGCAACGCAGAGCGTGGACGCTCTGAGCGCCGCCATCAGCAAGCTGCAGCAGGAAAAGGCAGCGCTGCAGAGCAAACTGGCCGCCAGGACCGCCGCTGCAG TCTCAGGTCCGCATGCGGTCGCGCCCACGGTGTCCATCGTGTGTCCGATGGAGTGGCACCTCTTCAACGGCAGCTGCTACTTCATCTCGCGGGTGTCCAGGGATTGGCCGGAGAGCAAATCCTACTGTGAGAGCAAAGGAGGTCACCTGGCCATCATCGTCACGGAGGAGGAGCAG acgtTCCTGTGGGATCAACTTCCCAGAGGCCATTGGAACGCGTACTGGTTCGGGATCACCGACGGCCACACGGAGGACCAGTGGACCTGGGTGGACGGGACGCCACTGGTGGGAGG cttctgggaggAGGGAGAACCCAACAACCACATCGACGAGGACTGCGGCTACATGGTGAAGACCCGCGTCCTGGAGCGCGTGGCGGTCCGAAGCTGGTACGACGCCCCCTGCAGCATGTACCGCCCCTTCATCTGTGAGATGGAGATGGGCGGAGCTCGCAGCACCGCCCTGCCTCACTGA
- the LOC129173502 gene encoding CD209 antigen-like isoform X2 gives MPSSDSPAGSDGMFCKLMDEEDELDRSPDVQLNAHPMRPLTAGRPGPYRLATICLATLCGVLLISIIAVSAHYKNKAAGGAATQSVDALSAAISKLQQEKAALQSKLAARTAAAVSGPHAVAPTVSIVCPMEWHLFNGSCYFISRVSRDWPESKSYCESKGGHLAIIVTEEEQTFLWDQLPRGHWNAYWFGITDGHTEDQWTWVDGTPLVGGSVPSGS, from the exons ATGCCGAGCAGCGACTCCCCGGCTGGTTCCGACGGGATGTTCTGCAAACTGATGGACGAGGAGGACGAGTTAGACCGCAGTCCAGATGTGCAGCTGAACG CCCACCCAATGAGACCCCTGACGGCCGGCCGGCCCGGGCCGTACCGCCTCGCCACCATCTGCTTGGCTACGCTTTGCGGCGTCCTGCTGATCTCCATCATCGCCGTCAGCGCACACT ACAAGAATAAAGCTGCAGGTGGCGCTGCAACGCAGAGCGTGGACGCTCTGAGCGCCGCCATCAGCAAGCTGCAGCAGGAAAAGGCAGCGCTGCAGAGCAAACTGGCCGCCAGGACCGCCGCTGCAG TCTCAGGTCCGCATGCGGTCGCGCCCACGGTGTCCATCGTGTGTCCGATGGAGTGGCACCTCTTCAACGGCAGCTGCTACTTCATCTCGCGGGTGTCCAGGGATTGGCCGGAGAGCAAATCCTACTGTGAGAGCAAAGGAGGTCACCTGGCCATCATCGTCACGGAGGAGGAGCAG acgtTCCTGTGGGATCAACTTCCCAGAGGCCATTGGAACGCGTACTGGTTCGGGATCACCGACGGCCACACGGAGGACCAGTGGACCTGGGTGGACGGGACGCCACTGGTGGGAGGGTCGGTACCGTCCGGCAGCTAG